In Arachis hypogaea cultivar Tifrunner chromosome 2, arahy.Tifrunner.gnm2.J5K5, whole genome shotgun sequence, a genomic segment contains:
- the LOC114924635 gene encoding serine/threonine-protein phosphatase 7 long form homolog — MVRNFTTPEEHIIEYLDLSQWATRNLLSRKLDPPDTFNEVAAVTLASTGFQHVSRVGEMRGHSALLSALVECWRPETHTFHLPVGEVMVTLENVSYILGLPINGEPVTGRTDSSHQFLVENCIACFGREPGPQDHVLGKVNIAWVRQCRDTEPCDTQESLERYIRAHIFCLLGTVVFPDKSTASLNSKFLPLLRDFHRISAYSWGAASLAHLYRSLCRASRYNCKEMDGPLILLFVWAWERMPLLAPIPRDQLGDDDIPLARRWIHWRRHTRYTRRPTTHFRRGLDDMGVDDFIWRPYMGVGVPDFLAAQMVMCFTQSPLVSFKCIEWHPTDRVRRQFGMQQLPLGPAFDLGRDHCKRLTGAQSHDWREIYSEWVNRWRFDRYNTLHLDEEIIDFHPLPAFYEWYTQQYGIHLRLSDRVVGEEVGADEPQQQQEVEPALNFCNNRLHLYRGVCFDQRPNGICNCV; from the exons GCTACCAGGAATTTATTGTCAAGGAAACTGGATCCGCCAGATACTTTTAACGAGGTAGCTGCAGTGACATTGGCATCGACTGGGTTTCAACACGTTTCGCGAGTAGGCGAAATGAGAGGTCATTCTGCATTACTGAGTGCTTTGGTGGAATGCTGGAGGCCGGAGACTCACACTTTTCATCTTCCAGTCGGTGAAGTGATGGTGACGCTGGAAAATGTCAGCTATATTCTTGGTCTCCCGATTAATGGGGAGCCCGTTACGGGTAGAACAGACAGCAGTCACCAGTTCTTGGTGGAGAACTGCATTGCGTGTTTTGGTCGAGAGCCCGGTCCGCAAGATCACGTGTTGGGGAAGGTCAATATTGCTTGGGTCCGGCAGTGCAGAGACACCGAGCCGTGTGATACTCAGGAGTCTCTTGAGCGGTACATCCGAGCGCACATTTTCTGCCTACTCGGAACAGTTGTGTTTCCGGATAAGTCGACGGCTTCATTGAACTCGAAGTTTCTACCGCTACTTCGTGATTTCCACCGGATTTCAGCATACAGTTGGGGGGCAGCCAGTCTGGCACACCTATACAGATCGTTGTGTCGTGCATCACGATACAACTGCAAGGAGATGGATGGCCCACTGATACTGCTTTTTGTTTGGGCGTGGGAGCGTATGCCGCTCTTGGCACCTATACCCCGCGATCAGCTCGGCGATGATGATATTCCACTTGCACGACG GTGGATTCATTGGCGCCGACATACTAGATATACACGGCGGCCTACTACGCATTTCAGGCGAGGACTGGATGACATGGGAGTTGACGAT TTTATATGGCGGCCATATATGGGAGTTGGGGTTCCGGATTTCCTCGCTGCTCAGATGGTTATGTGCTTCACCCAGTCGCCTTTAGTGTCATTCAAGTGCATAGAATGGCACCCGACAGACCGAGTTAGACGACAATTCGGGATGCAACAGCTTCCACTAGGCCCGGCGTTCGACCTTGGTCGTGATCACTGCAAGCGCTTGACAGGGGCACAGAGCCATGACTGGAGAGAGATTTACAGTGAATGGGTTAACAGATGGAGATTTGACCGCTATAACACATTGCATTTAGACGAGGAGATTATTGACTTTCATCCTCTCCCAGCGTTCTACGAGTGGTACACACAGCAATATGGGATTCACCTGCGTCTATCAGATAGAGTTGTAGGTGAAGAGGTCGGCGCTGATGAACCACAGCAGCAACAGGAAGTTGAACCTGCCTTGAACTTCTGCAATAACAGACTTCACCTTTATCGAGGGGTCTGCTTCGACCAACGGCCTAATGGCATCTGCAATTGTGTCTga